CCCTCCCAAAGAAGCAGAAGCCATACGATATGCACGCTACGCAAAGGACGACAACTTCTGTGGAGCCTGAATGGTTAACTTCCAGGATACAACAGCTAAATGGTTAGATTAAATCTGCAGCAAGGAAGGGGCACATCCATGTGAAGAGGCATCGGTGATTTAGCTAATATTGAGTGGGAATGGAAGTCAAGGAAGAGGCACTTTCCTCTTCGACCAGTTCAGTGATGCTGAAGGACTGGAAGGCGCAACGGGGGGACCTGAGCTCGTCTACAGATGCGTGCCGGGGACTCATCTGCAAGGAACGTGTGAGAGGGGAGTAGAGGCTTGTTCACATTCAACTGCATAGAGCTGTGCATCAAAAGCTGTTAGAAGGGAACTAATGAGACACCTCTTAGGAGTGAAAGATGTGAAATGGTGAGGAGAGAGAAGCTGAGaaaatttctaaaaaaaaaaaaaaaaaatttataaaaatcaTCATCCAAACTTGCTCAATTAGGCAAATAGTATTAAAATGACCCAAGAATTGTGTTGTCAGAATGATCACAGCCTGGTTCATTAATATTAATCAGGATTCCCCCCCCATCTTTCTGTTACAATGATAAGCACAAAATAGCCATTTGGTGCGAATAACCCTAACCTGCCTGTCACACAGCAGCATGACCAAGGAAGTTTGGATGGGTCTGCATTTCAGCAGTCAGGTAGGGTGCATGTGGTCCCTGCATCCGTCACACCATGTGACCATGTGTCCCATTCAGACGAAGGAAGCTTGTTGTGACAGACGGGAACAGAGAGAAGTACCACTGATGCAGTCTGGGGTCTGGACGCCTGTGCCCGGCTCCTCGCTGCACCACGGCGTGTCAGGCTGATGGGATCCCCCTTTGGGGTTACAGCATGCAAATCTACCATGGATTCGGGGCCTCTGCAGTCCGCcacagcagcacacacacacacacacacacacacacacacacacacacacacacacacacacacacacacacacacacacacacacacacacacacacacacacacacacaggagcgGAAGCACACTGGCTAGAGTCTCACACAACACTTTGCAGAATGTGGGTCACCTAGCAGATGAACAATGAGCCAGTGGTGGAAGGTTACCGTGACACCAACGGCAGCGATGCCACACCTCAGAGAACGTGAAGTCACCCTACTGTCAAATGGCAGATATCTGCTTCAACATTTACGGACGAATCAAAGggcaccattcactctctcagTCCATAAAGCAAAGGTTGCCATTCTCTCAGGTTTTGTTGGTAAGCGAAAGAGAGAGGTGTGATCAGGGTACAGTGGAATTACCATTCCAGAAGGGGGTAAAAAACACTGGGGATAGTATCTGCCGTCACCCTGAGAGCGCAGCCCCACCTGTCCAGTAAAAGGAAATGAGCAACTGAGTCCTGCTTTCCCATAATCAGCTCTCAACTTGAGAAATAGATGGATACCAGTGCTAAGAGCGAAAGCAATACATAAGGAAATTAAAAGCCGAACTTAGACAAATTTAGAAAAATTGCCAATTTGACAGTccaggccagtgtttcccaatccggtcctcggggacccacagtcaatccatgtttttgctcccttcaagATCCCTGccagtcagtccacatttttgctccctcccactcTTGAGTCCCCGGGGAtgagactgggaaacactgttctaggCTACAGATCTTATTTAACCAGTGATTCCTGATAACAAGAGTGACAAAAACCTTCAGAGCGGCAGCTTTAAGATGGTACAGGGGTACGATAAGATGCCCTGTTAGGCGTGCTCACCGGGCTGTCCCCCACTTGGTCCTGCTCCTCGTCAGCCTCCAGGTGGCCCCCTGCGTGTACCGAGCCTGGGAGGACGCACACTGACATGTTAGGGAACCAGCCGTAAAATGCAACACACAATGCTTCTCAAAGGGCTTAGAAACTGCAGAACTGCGACCAACTTGTAAAAATGTAATCCAATTAAGGTTTGGTGTACTCATACAAAAACACTATTTCTTATCTATATAATGCTatttaaacaaaacacatagCAAAATGTATTTGTATACACAAACAATTTTCTATAAAAAAATTTCAATTCCGTTTTAGCTGAACAGGTAACTACAAAAACATCCATTGCTTCCAATTCAAACAAAACAAGGAGGATTTTTCTCCACACCATAATCATGTTCTTCGTCATCagcatcatcatcctcatcctcctcgACATCAGAGTACTGGGCTGCATATCCAGCACCATTGAGTGGGGGCTGTGAGACAGGCTTCAGTAATACCCGCAGCTTTTTCTCATACAGAGTTCTGGTGGaagctgtcaaaaaaaaaaaaaaacagatggaaCCGAAGAAAAACGCTTCGTATTCAACTATTACAAAGCATGACAACTGCTCACATGAAGCGATTCTAATTAGCTGAATGTTTTTAGAACAGCATGTCTAACAGGCTTTCTTCTGTGTTTTACAATATTCTCCCCAGCATTTGGTCTCTGTGGTACCAGGAGGAAGagaaatcggggggggggggattccactAGATTCACAAGAACACACATTTTAATGGCCAATTTaatgttttcattttccacacacATAAAACATTGAAACAGGTCCTATGTAAAGAAAAATAGAAGCCAGTAATTCTTCACTTTTCAGTTTCTCTCTTCACCAGAAAAGTCTGGCCATGATTATGCTGGTGGCATAATGGTTTTCTGCAGGCTTCGGTGGTACGATTTGACTGGATCTAGGTTCTGATAGATCCAGCACATCTGAAAGATGTGGGTGTGTGGATGCCAGTACTGGGGCTAGGCAGTTAATCgaatttttatttcaattacaATTTTGACCTCCTATGATTATCAAAACAAAATGATGGCGATAAAATGAGTACTGTGCGACATTTCACACCACAATGACGTTCCTATTCTGACTTGTGTTATAAATCCAGCGCAGCTTTTTCCTGGCCTTATTtctcattttaattatatttagaaATCAaaaacaagtttaaaaaaaaagaaatcaataAATGCAGGATATTTCCAAAGTCAATGAGTTATCGTGTTAATCGTAATTTCAGTGCTGACCAAGATAATCATGTTTATGGTTTTTGCCATAAATCAAACAGCCCTACCCAGTACATAAAACCTGCTGCGGAGTCATGTGTCTCACCGACGATGGGCCCAACATTAACACCGTACTGGAGCAGCCTGGCCTTCAGCTCCGTGTCAGTCAGCTGGCTCACATCCATCACTTCCAACTCCTGGTTCTGCCCTTCGTCCTGAATGCCGGCTTCTTCCTAAAGGAAACACAGCCAGCAGGAATAACGACCGAATGTCACATCATAAGTTTGCATTTTAGAAGGGTTACATTTCAGGGTCTGGTTTAAAAATACCCGACAAGGGCATCTTTAAAGCATCACTCCAATCACACTTAATTATGCAGAACATGCAATCTGGGCTTGTCTCAAGGACTTGTTTTTCATTTCATGAAGACATCAAAGCTAACATTTACACCTCTTGGGAATGTTTTGTTGCACTTCTGGTCCTTGAatagtcttattaggttcttgctttgttagaagTTGTTGTGCAGCTTCTGCCCCAGTCCTGCTTACCCTCGTGTGCggacattcactggaagctcagcctagccggCTGCTTGACAGCACGTATGCTTGCCATGTGCCATTTGCCTCACTTATACGTCGCTTAGGACAAAGGCGTCTGCTAAGTACGTCAGTGAGTGAGCAGGTCATGAAGTGGAAGTGCAGAGGGAGCAGGAATCGGCTTCTTGATGTCGCTGTCCACTGCACCGCAAAACAAATAGCTCCAgtatgtggtggggggggcagttatTAAATGATAGCCAAGCCGTGGGCAACAGTGCAGCTTAAAATTAAACAGAACTATAAATAGGGCATGTGTAGGAGGAGCACATGACATCTTACATGCCACCCGCTGCTGACCGCCCAGGAGCGAGCGAGTGAGCGAGCGAGCTCATGTGTCACCAAGCAAAATCCAGCAGAATTTGCAATGTGACCATGAGATTCCCAAAAGTGAAGTTTCTCAGAAAACTCCCGGACTAACGATTCCAAACATTAGAAGTCAGTTTTTAACTCAGAATAAAAAAACGGTTATCCACTGTAAGATGGTACGCATcgcaaaaaaaagagaaaacattACAAAACTTTGTTCTTAACAAATGTGACACGTCACCTTAAAGAGAAGCACCAGAGGCGTCGAAAAAGTGTGATGGATCGGTCTCCCGGTTTTAGTTGATATTTCATTTCTGCTCAGTGTATGGAGACTAAGAATGGATAAATATGCAGGAAAATGACAGCCTTGCTGCCAGCTGAACCCACTGACTTGGTATAATGTGAAAGCCTAATTTCAGCTGACTTCAGCACATTTGGGTAATAAAAGCCatcattatttttatatttttatttaatgatgCAGTTTTAGTTTTGCTACATCTGTGATCATCATTTTTACCTTATTGGCTCAATACACTTAAAATACTCAGACGAAATTGCACATATTCAGATGCACTTGATCATTTAAGAGAGTAATTAATATTGGGGGTGGGAACTGCTAAACTTGACCCTTCTGCCCCGTGCGGTTCAGCCAAGTCGGGGTCCCAACGACACGACACTGCAACAGCTGCACAGCTGCTCCAAGTCcctctgctgacctcagctcccATGTAGAAacacatttaaaacttggctGAAGTCCCAGGCATCCTGTAAGCTCGGATCATTGCAGTTAAACACTCCCCCCAGCGACACGCTAATAATATCTGCATTGGCGATTCAGAGCTGCGCTTTTTGTGTAGGATAATGCAATAATCCGCCAGCCCGTCACAACGCCACCAACGTTTAGCATTTTAACATCTTACCCACTTAACAGACGCactgaaacagagagacacatggCCGGGGTGGCAAACATAAACGAACATAAATTCAACAAAATCCATTCGTGGACTTAAACGTGGGCCTCCTGAAAATGCCACGTGCACCTGTAGTGAGGAACTTGGCCAAATAAGCCCCCGTTTTCGACAGACGATTGATCTTCCAAGGTTACGAGCTGACAGACACCATAATCAATGACGTCCGAATCGGATTACACCTTAAACCGAGAAGAGGAGCCACTCACGCCGCCGTCGCCCGCCGGCCCCTGTCCTTCGTCCTCATCGCTTGAGAAGCCGGCGCCCGGGCTAGGGGCGACGTGCCTACGGCAGCGCCCAGTGTACGCCTCCTTCCCGCCGTCCGCCGCCAGCTCCTGCCGGAGCCTCCGCTTGGAGAGGCGAGCGGGCTCCTCCACGAACGAGGGCATGTCGGGGCAGCCTTCAGGGCGGACTGCCGCCAGCGCTTTAGCCCGGGGGGTACTGCTGGCCCTCCGAGGGCGCGAGCTTACAGCGCTCTAATGTACCCAACCCCCGCCCCCAAGGCGCTACAGATTTAGTTTTTTGTCTTTACTTATTTTAatgcccccccaaaaaaagtctTTAAAGCAGAATATTATTAATTGTACATAATGACTTTCTATATCATTCATATAGAATACGTATTTCAATTCAAAGGGCAAATAGTAAAATGGCTTTTTGTGTTAATTTATTGAATTAGACAAAGTACATGTGTTCGATTTCATTCGCGGTCAAATGACATGTAAATTATAGTAACTTGTTTGGTGAAAAAACAAGAATCACGTAAAAGTGTTAATTGCTTCGAAAGGGAGCGGGCGCGTGCAAACATGTCTACCTCGGTTCGCGCGCTACGCGCTGCAAGCTAAACTCTTACATCCTGTAGTGTTCATCTACTTCACAACGATACAGTCAAACGGATGCTGTGAAATAACCGGTTACATATTATACTGACATAGTTAGGCCTAAACAAGATGCATAAAAACGGCCGAAAATGACTCGGGCCTTACTGCTCCAGCAGGTGACGCTCCTTCGTCCGCCGAGAAGCTCATTTTCGGCCAAAATCGTGACGTATTTAGCTAGTCACGCGGCATTCCGTGCCCTGCTTAATTCTGCTTAATCGCATGAATTGAAAAATAATGGGTTTTAGGATGTATTCATTATCAAGTCATTTCTTAAagtcatttgttttatttttgttgccCATGCTCTGTAGGATAACTAAATCCTTGTCCATTAGGCCTATCAGAAATTCCACTCTGTGCTCAATGGCTTTAAACCCTACATGAGATAACAAATAAAATCACATAGGAATAGAAAGCCATAAAACACAGAAAGGATATAAAACATATTGAAGTCTTCATTCAGCTGCCATGCCGTGGTAACATCCCATTACTGACTTTCAGACCAGGTTAAAGCAGGTATCTGTGATAAAGCCGATTTCATTAGGATTCAAAGTCACCCAGATTTATAATTGTCGCGTACCAGAGTCtgccttgtttgtttgttagttTGTTTTTTGATCATGGACGGAAAATGGGCAGTGTTTCTGTGCTCATGCATATTTTATTCAAAAAAGATTGGAAATGTAAAACTGCACCATACTTCACACAGAAAAGGTGCATTTTCAGATATAAGAAACATTATAGATCTGATAAAAGTACAGAAAGGGAAAGAAAGCTGCCAAAATAATCCCAGGTTTAGTGATATGCTGGTGGCACCGTTCTTCTGGTAGTAATCTGGGGATTTACAGGTGCTCCTGGACCAGAGCCTACAATCTtcaagccaattctttctagacAATCTTTATCAGACAAATGCTGACTTCCGGTGACCAAAGGCAGTCAACCAATCATTCTCAATAAAAATGTgggaaagattaaaaaaaaaaaaaaatgtcaggaaCTGTGCTTTACTGCTAAGTCAGAGCAGTCTTCTCCCCTCTATTATTCTCCTTTAACAAATTCTTCATTGATCACACTTTTATTGTCTGTCAGAGTAAAACGGTTTGCCTAAGAGCCACTGCTGTCCACCTTTTAGCTGAGTCTGATTTTTGCGTTTATCGGTTACAGCAAATTTATTTAGCAGCTGC
This genomic stretch from Brienomyrus brachyistius isolate T26 chromosome 6, BBRACH_0.4, whole genome shotgun sequence harbors:
- the lemd1 gene encoding LEM domain-containing protein 1 isoform X3 codes for the protein MPSFVEEPARLSKRRLRQELAADGGKEAYTGRCRRHVAPSPGAGFSSDEDEGQGPAGDGGEEAGIQDEGQNQELEVMDVSQLTDTELKARLLQYGVNVGPIVASTRTLYEKKLRVLLKPVSQPPLNGAGYAAQYSDVEEDEDDDADDEEHDYGSVHAGGHLEADEEQDQVGDSPMSPRHASVDELRSPRCAFQSFSITELVEELESRSPDISKGATGSKDLMKDRNATSKSPAFSPKPSVFRPQFKANEPVSDILMEMFPGTERTPTGISATCRRPIKGAAGRPVQFKYPDTPSSPGTKERRELQRHLVPKWIQMLVFLLVAFLFYLIFSAMQDALDRPSTVLLDRSGHEGELLGNLSSFATSEDPPLVAGEE
- the lemd1 gene encoding LEM domain-containing protein 1 isoform X2 gives rise to the protein MSFSADEGASPAGAEEAGIQDEGQNQELEVMDVSQLTDTELKARLLQYGVNVGPIVASTRTLYEKKLRVLLKPVSQPPLNGAGYAAQYSDVEEDEDDDADDEEHDYGSVHAGGHLEADEEQDQVGDSPVGLRSQGDGRYYPQCFLPPSGMGDPISLTRRGAARSRAQASRPQTASVMSPRHASVDELRSPRCAFQSFSITELVEELESRSPDISKGATGSKDLMKDRNATSKSPAFSPKPSVFRPQFKANEPVSDILMEMFPGTERTPTGISATCRRPIKGAAGRPVQFKYPDTPSSPGTKERRELQRHLVPKWIQMLVFLLVAFLFYLIFSAMQDALDRPSTVLLDRSGHEGELLGNLSSFATSEDPPLVAGEE
- the lemd1 gene encoding LEM domain-containing protein 1 isoform X1, yielding MPSFVEEPARLSKRRLRQELAADGGKEAYTGRCRRHVAPSPGAGFSSDEDEGQGPAGDGGEEAGIQDEGQNQELEVMDVSQLTDTELKARLLQYGVNVGPIVASTRTLYEKKLRVLLKPVSQPPLNGAGYAAQYSDVEEDEDDDADDEEHDYGSVHAGGHLEADEEQDQVGDSPVGLRSQGDGRYYPQCFLPPSGMGDPISLTRRGAARSRAQASRPQTASVMSPRHASVDELRSPRCAFQSFSITELVEELESRSPDISKGATGSKDLMKDRNATSKSPAFSPKPSVFRPQFKANEPVSDILMEMFPGTERTPTGISATCRRPIKGAAGRPVQFKYPDTPSSPGTKERRELQRHLVPKWIQMLVFLLVAFLFYLIFSAMQDALDRPSTVLLDRSGHEGELLGNLSSFATSEDPPLVAGEE
- the lemd1 gene encoding LEM domain-containing protein 1 isoform X4; amino-acid sequence: MPSFVEEPARLSKRRLRQELAADGGKEAYTGRCRRHVAPSPGAGFSSDEDEGQGPAGDGGEEAGIQDEGQNQELEVMDVSQLTDTELKARLLQYGVNVGPIVASTRTLYEKKLRVLLKPVSQPPLNGAGYAAQYSDVEEDEDDDADDEEHDYGSVHAGGHLEADEEQDQVGDSPDLMKDRNATSKSPAFSPKPSVFRPQFKANEPVSDILMEMFPGTERTPTGISATCRRPIKGAAGRPVQFKYPDTPSSPGTKERRELQRHLVPKWIQMLVFLLVAFLFYLIFSAMQDALDRPSTVLLDRSGHEGELLGNLSSFATSEDPPLVAGEE